The following proteins are co-located in the Cyprinus carpio isolate SPL01 chromosome B19, ASM1834038v1, whole genome shotgun sequence genome:
- the sesn2 gene encoding sestrin-2, translating into MKEEAGVDLPQVLPSGPSAFIPIEEILEEGAAQEVMSEALLSEGRADHIKMMMGLHPTYLTCFLRTHDALFQLDGPLPLSWRHFIIILASARHQCSYLVQHHSSAFLLAGGDESWLRGLHCAPPKIQHLQTLNKLLAHRPWIITQEHIQELVCPGAEARWSLAELIQAIVLMSHAHSLASFVLGCGVLPEPEQSADESLQMCSATESCCARDKARNQQEWSEAVNEVKLLMEKMMIVQQQGEEFTQEEMVTRFERERTESLLEPADVQRSVLPDCFSRFVVDADFTYQDFSPRGVQAPPTMRAQDYSWEDHGFSLMNRLYGEMAQLLDEKFQVVCALTYHTMAMHSHVDTSTLRKAIWNYIHCIYGIRYDDYNYGEVNQLLERSLKVYVKTVACHPEKTTPRMYFSFWRQFRHSEKVHVNLLLMEARLQAALLYALRAITRYMT; encoded by the exons ATGAAG GAGGAAGCAGGAGTTGACCTACCCCAGGTGTTGCCCTCTGGGCCCAGTGCCTTTATCCCAAttgaagag ATTCTAGAGGAAGGGGCcgcacaggaagtgatgtcagagGCTCTGTTGTCAGAGGGACGTGCAGACCATATCAAAATGATGATGGGGCTACATCCCACCTACCTGACCTGTTTTCTGCGCACCCATGATGCTTTGTTCCAGCTGGATGGCCCTCTGCCTCTGTCATGGAGACATTTTATAATCATATTG GCGTCTGCGCGTCACCAGTGCTCGTACCTGGTGCAGCATCACAGCTCTGCTTTTCTTCTTGCTGGTGGAGATGAGTCCTGGCTTAGAGGACTTCACTGTGCACCTCCCAAAATACAGCACCTGCAGACACTCAACAAACTGCTTGCACACAGACCCTGGATCATCACCCAGGAGCATATACAG GAGTTAGTTTGTCCTGGTGCAGAGGCTCGGTGGTCCCTGGCAGAACTGATTCAGGCTATTGTATTGATGAGTCATGCCCACTCTCTGGCCTCATTTGTTTTGGGTTGTGGTGTTCTCCCAGAGCCCGAGCAGTCTGCTGATGAGTCTCTCCAAATGTGTTCAGCCACAGAGTCCTGTTGTGCCCGAGACAAGGCCAGAAATCAGCAAGAG TGGTCTGAGGCTGTGAACGAGGTTAAGCTCTTGATGGAAAAGATGATGATAGTTCAGCAGCAAGGTGAAGAATTTACACAAGAAGAGATGGTTACTCGCTTTGAAAGAGAAAGGACTGAGAGTTTACTGGAACCTGCTGATG TACAGCGTTCTGTCCTTCCTGATTGTTTCTCGAGGTTTGTTGTGGATGCAGATTTTACTTACCAGGATTTTAGTCCTAGAGGAGTGCAGGCCCCCCCAACCATGAGAGCTCAG GACTATTCGTGGGAAGATCATGGTTTCTCTCTTATGAACAGGCTGTATGGAGAGATGGCACAGCTTCTGGATGAGAAATTTCAGGTGGTGTGTGCGCTCACGTATCACACCATGGCCATGCACTCGCACGTGGACACCTCAACACTCCGCAAAGCCATCTGGAACTACATTCACTGCATCTACGGCATCAG GTATGATGATTACAATTATGGGGAAGTCAACCAGCTGTTGGAACGCAGTTTAAAAGTGTACGTTAAGACAGTGGCTTGTCACCCGGAGAAAACCACACCAAGAATGTACTTCTCTTTTTGGAGGCAGTTTCGCCACTCAGAAAAG GTCCATGTGAACCTGTTATTGATGGAGGCTCGACTGCAGGCAGCTTTACTTTATGCTCTCAGAGCAATTACACGCTACATGACCTAA
- the LOC109110957 gene encoding cartilage matrix protein-like isoform X1 translates to MTLPGFVMLLCILGAQATMDLRNAAAMAAGLCNTKPTDVVFIIDSSRSVRPSEFEQVKVFMTKVIDGLNVGPDATRVGVVNYASRVKNEVSLKSHKTKAALVKAVSKIEPLSTGTMTGLAIQFAMNVAFSEAEGARKSPDISKVAIIVTDGRPQDNIRDIAARAREAGIEIFAIGVGRVDMTTLRQLASETLEDHVDYVESYSMIEKLTKKFQEAFCEVVSDLCATGDHDCEHICISTPGSFKCACREGFTLQGDGRSCNACSNAATDVVFLIDGSKSVRPENFELVKKWIILIIDKLDVSETNTHVGLVQYSSTVKQEFPLGRYNNKKALKEAVKKMDYMERGTMTGLAISFLVDNSFTPNQGARPGVAKVGIVFTDGRSQDSIRDAARKAKDNGFKMYAVGVGNAVEDELKEIASEPVTDHYFYTADFKSINQIAMKLQINVCQVEDPCECNSIVKFQKKVEEALQALTKKLEAVMKRITALENKIV, encoded by the exons ATGACATTGCCGGGGTTTGTGATGCTGCTATGCATCCTGGGAGCTCAAGCCACCATGGATCTGAGAAATGCTGCAGCTATGG CTGCAGGCTTATGTAACACCAAGCCCACTGATGTGGTGTTCATCATCGACAGCTCTCGAAGTGTCCGCCCCTCAGAGTTTGAACAAGTCAAGGTCTTCATGACCAAAGTAATTGACGGTTTGAATGTTGGGCCTGATGCCACTCGCGTGGGCGTTGTAAACTACGCCAGTCGAGTAAAGAACGAGGTTTCTCTAAAGTCCCACAAAACCAAAGCAGCACTCGTCAAAGCCGTGTCCAAGATCGAGCCACTGTCCACCGGTACCATGACCGGCCTCGCCATCCAGTTTGCTATGAATGTGGCCTTCAGCGAAGCCGAGGGAGCACGCAAATCCCCTGACATAAGCAAG GTGGCCATTATTGTGACCGATGGCAGACCTCAGGACAACATCCGTGACATTGCAGCAAGGGCGCGAGAGGCCGGCATTGAGATATTCGCCATCGGAGTGGGTCGTGTGGACATGACCACACTCAGACAGTTGGCCAGCGAGACTCTCGAGGATCACGTGGACTACGTGGAGAGCTACAGCATGATTGAGAAGCTCACCAAGAAGTTCCAGGAGGCTTTCTGTG AGGTTGTGTCGGACCTATGCGCAACAGGCGATCATGACTGTGAGCACATTTGCATCAGCACACCCGGATCTTTCAAGTGTGCCTGCAGAGAGGGATTTACACTCCAGGGCGACGGCCGATCATGCAACG CTTGCAGTAACGCAGCCACAGATGTGGTCTTCTTGATCGACGGCTCCAAGAGTGTGAGACCAGAGAACTTCGAGCTGGTCAAGAAATGGATCATCCTGATCATCGACAAACTGGACGTGTCAGAGACAAACACCCATGTGGGACTGGTGCAGTATTCCAGCACTGTGAAGCAGGAGTTCCCTCTGGGACgctacaacaacaaaaaggcCCTGAAAGAAGCAGTGAAAAAGATGGACTATATGGAGAGGGGAACCATGACTGGCCTGGCCATCAGTTTCCTGGTGGATAACAGCTTTACTCCTAACCAGGGCGCCAGACCCGGAGTGGCAAAGGTCGGTATTGTCTTCACTGATGGCAGGTCACAAGACTCCATCAGAGATGCTGCCAGGAAGGCCAAGGATAACG GCTTTAAGATGTATGCTGTGGGCGTTGGCAACGCTGTTGAGGACGAGCTAAAAGAAATCGCCTCTGAACCTGTCACTGACCATTACTTCTACACAGCGGACTTCAAATCCATTAACCAAATTGCAATGAAGCTGCAAATCAATGTTTGTCAAG TGGAAGATCCCTGTGAATGTAATTCCATTGTCAAGTTCCAGAAAAAAGTGGAGGAGGCACTACAGGCATTAACAAAGAAAT TGGAAGCTGTGATGAAAAGGATCACTGCCCTGGAGAACAAGATTGTTTGA
- the LOC109110957 gene encoding cartilage matrix protein-like isoform X2, whose protein sequence is MTLPGFVMLLCILGAQATMDLRNAAAMAAGLCNTKPTDVVFIIDSSRSVRPSEFEQVKVFMTKVIDGLNVGPDATRVGVVNYASRVKNEVSLKSHKTKAALVKAVSKIEPLSTGTMTGLAIQFAMNVAFSEAEGARKSPDISKVAIIVTDGRPQDNIRDIAARAREAGIEIFAIGVGRVDMTTLRQLASETLEDHVDYVESYSMIEKLTKKFQEAFCACSNAATDVVFLIDGSKSVRPENFELVKKWIILIIDKLDVSETNTHVGLVQYSSTVKQEFPLGRYNNKKALKEAVKKMDYMERGTMTGLAISFLVDNSFTPNQGARPGVAKVGIVFTDGRSQDSIRDAARKAKDNGFKMYAVGVGNAVEDELKEIASEPVTDHYFYTADFKSINQIAMKLQINVCQVEDPCECNSIVKFQKKVEEALQALTKKLEAVMKRITALENKIV, encoded by the exons ATGACATTGCCGGGGTTTGTGATGCTGCTATGCATCCTGGGAGCTCAAGCCACCATGGATCTGAGAAATGCTGCAGCTATGG CTGCAGGCTTATGTAACACCAAGCCCACTGATGTGGTGTTCATCATCGACAGCTCTCGAAGTGTCCGCCCCTCAGAGTTTGAACAAGTCAAGGTCTTCATGACCAAAGTAATTGACGGTTTGAATGTTGGGCCTGATGCCACTCGCGTGGGCGTTGTAAACTACGCCAGTCGAGTAAAGAACGAGGTTTCTCTAAAGTCCCACAAAACCAAAGCAGCACTCGTCAAAGCCGTGTCCAAGATCGAGCCACTGTCCACCGGTACCATGACCGGCCTCGCCATCCAGTTTGCTATGAATGTGGCCTTCAGCGAAGCCGAGGGAGCACGCAAATCCCCTGACATAAGCAAG GTGGCCATTATTGTGACCGATGGCAGACCTCAGGACAACATCCGTGACATTGCAGCAAGGGCGCGAGAGGCCGGCATTGAGATATTCGCCATCGGAGTGGGTCGTGTGGACATGACCACACTCAGACAGTTGGCCAGCGAGACTCTCGAGGATCACGTGGACTACGTGGAGAGCTACAGCATGATTGAGAAGCTCACCAAGAAGTTCCAGGAGGCTTTCTGTG CTTGCAGTAACGCAGCCACAGATGTGGTCTTCTTGATCGACGGCTCCAAGAGTGTGAGACCAGAGAACTTCGAGCTGGTCAAGAAATGGATCATCCTGATCATCGACAAACTGGACGTGTCAGAGACAAACACCCATGTGGGACTGGTGCAGTATTCCAGCACTGTGAAGCAGGAGTTCCCTCTGGGACgctacaacaacaaaaaggcCCTGAAAGAAGCAGTGAAAAAGATGGACTATATGGAGAGGGGAACCATGACTGGCCTGGCCATCAGTTTCCTGGTGGATAACAGCTTTACTCCTAACCAGGGCGCCAGACCCGGAGTGGCAAAGGTCGGTATTGTCTTCACTGATGGCAGGTCACAAGACTCCATCAGAGATGCTGCCAGGAAGGCCAAGGATAACG GCTTTAAGATGTATGCTGTGGGCGTTGGCAACGCTGTTGAGGACGAGCTAAAAGAAATCGCCTCTGAACCTGTCACTGACCATTACTTCTACACAGCGGACTTCAAATCCATTAACCAAATTGCAATGAAGCTGCAAATCAATGTTTGTCAAG TGGAAGATCCCTGTGAATGTAATTCCATTGTCAAGTTCCAGAAAAAAGTGGAGGAGGCACTACAGGCATTAACAAAGAAAT TGGAAGCTGTGATGAAAAGGATCACTGCCCTGGAGAACAAGATTGTTTGA